TCGTTATATCCTAGGTTTTTGGCACTAATATCACACATTAGGAAGTTTCCATAGGGGCCGTGGAAAACATCTTCCACAAATTCTAGGAGTCCTATGGCTATTTTAGCCTTTCTAGGCCATGATGGTGTGAATAGCTGATCCATGCTTCTTCTGAACCCAGATGGAATAAAAAGTTCAATGACCCATGGAAGGCTTATTCCGTAAAGAGAGGTATATTCAACACTTTCCATCACATAGAGATCACCACAGAATCCCATTAATTTGGGGGTATGTTCTTTATCTTGAAGTATCACCATGAGAAGAAATTCATTTAGTTGAAGAAGTGCCCATGCTGACTTTGCTTCTCCCAAGGAAACCTGGCCATCTTTGTCTCCATCAGCCACCGTCAAGATGAGATTAACCAGTTCAGAGAGATTTCCTTGGTCACCCAACTTTGCCTAAAACGGTAAGAATTTAGCCAAATATAGGTTTGAAAAATTActcatatgtaatatacatactaactttatggggattgccatgctaAGTAATAATCTTGTTACTGAGTCTCCATGAAGGAACTTAAGATATCTCCAAATATTTATGATGCTTACTGAGTTAATTAGAagtatgttttatataattgtaGTAAAACCGACTTAAGTATATTTAAGAAATGAGTCACCCTAGCTCCTATAGCTCCCTGGGCCCTGTTGATATCCAACACACAAATTGTTCTGTCTTATTCATACATTTACTTGCAAAATTGCTGTGTAATATGCTCATGTCTGAAGTTATAATAAGGGTCAAATAAGGTCTGAAGTTATAAAAAGGGTCAAAcaggagaaaattattttctcctgttttgtagTCAATACATTAACAACTGTTTTCTTCAAATTGTATAGTTCCAATGGTGGTTAAAAAATATGTCCCTGTGAAGTTTCTTAAGATAAAATAGTACGAAAATGTAAACTTAAAAGTAAGATTTTGAGTGAAAATATGACACCAATAAAAagattcttggggcgcctgggtagctcagtaggttaagcctctgccttcagctcaggtcatgatctcacatggggctctctgctcagcagggagcctgcttccacacaccaccccctctgcctgtctctctgcctacttgtgatctgtcaaataaataataaaatctttttaaaaaaagattctttccaatattataaattttttctttaatatatttaatctttgtatgaatatttctttaaatttttaaaaaataattttcagtcaGGACATGTATACTAATTTTAGGCCTTCCCTACAAACTATACAGCTGCTCATCTACTTAATTCTCCTTTCATATCTGGACATTTTTAGCTAGCATAAATAATGTTAATGTAAGCATCCTCCTCAGATTTTGTTTGAGTTTTTTCCTCAAGATGGAGTCCTGGGTATAAGTTAAAGAATAGCAACATTTTTATGGCTTAGGGTGAGGTCTTGCTAACTCTTTCAGAAGAATGTACCACTTCACACTAGCAACATGTGAATAGATATATACTTACTTTAAAGAGACTGTAGaccatttctttgaatttctgtaCAGTGGTTCCCCTAGTTGGCTTATCAAATAGCACTATTTCTTTCCTTGGTTCCAATTCAGTCCCAAAATCAAGATGAAGTGCTTGTTCCATTTGACATTTCACAACACCTGGCAGATTACCCCAAATCCCTAAATACATCTATgtgaaaaaagaatgacaaattaGTCCTTTGGCTGAGCAGAAAACTTTACCAtgtatttttagtgttttctgCCTCttacaaaaacacacaaacaagtaACAAAACATTGAGATTTAGCTTTTTTCTgtaacttttaaattataaaaaagtaattcatgcctaaataaacatatttttgacCAAgatcaattttactttttccaattttttattataaaatattaaaaacatagaatttaccatcttaaccatttttagagTACACCTCAATGGtattacattcacaatgttgtgcagccatcaccactatccTTTTGTAGCACTCTTCATCTTGTAAAATTGAGATTCTATACCTATTAAATAATAACTCCCTGTtcccctttcccaccccacccccggcatcACCATTTTACTCTCTATCTTTATAATTTTGACTTCTCTAAgcatctcatataaatggaaccatacaaaATTTGTCGttttgtgattgacttatttcacttaacattatgttCTCAAGATATATACAGttgcatgtgtcagaattttctctttttttaaagctgaataatagtccattgtatggatataccacattttgcatttctattcatCTGCTAATGGACCCTTGGATgcttccatattttagctattgtgaataatgctgacCTGAACTTGGGTGTAAGAATATCTTTTGGAGActctgctttcaatttttttagatatgtacccagaagtaaaattgctggatcataagaacaatatatttttaatattttgaggaactgttTTTTTCAGTGGCTATGCtgttttacattctcaccaacagtgcaaaagggttccaatttctctccatccttgtcaacacttgttaatttccattttttgacAGTAGCCAGCCTAACGTGTATGAAATGGtatttcactgtgattttgatttgtatttccctaatgatcaagtgatgctgagcatcttttcatatacttattggccatttgtgtatctttttctaAGAAATGCCTATTTAAGTactttgcacattttaaaatctggTAGTTTTCTTGTGAGTTATAAgagttctctgtctctttcttttttttcttagtaaacTCTACACATATTGGGGCACAAattcatgaccctgtgatcaagagttgcatgttttaccaactgagccagccaggtgccccaggagtttgctatatattctagatatattttttaaagattttatttatttatttgacagagagagatcacaagtaggcagagaggcaggcagagagagagggggaagcaggctctctgctgagcagaaagcctgatgcaggctctatccaggctctatcccaggaccctgagaccatgacctgagcagaaggcagaggattaacccactgagccacccagacacccctatatattctagatattaatctctattggatatatgatttgcaaatattttctctaattctgtagATTGGATATTCTTTTGatgtacaaaattttaaaattttcatgaagtacaatttgtctcttcttttgttgCTTCTGCCTTTGGGATCAGAGCCAAGAAATCCTTGctaaatccaatgtcatgaagattttaccctatattttttctaagagttttatgcttttagttcttacatttaagtctttgatctgTTTTGACTTGATTTTTACATATAGTATTAGGTAAGGGTCCcactttgttcttttgcatgtggatatccagttttcccagcatgatCTGTTGAAAAGAcagtccttggggcacctgggtggtgcagtgggttaagcctctgccttcggctcaggtcatgatctcagggtcctgggattgagccctgaatcaggctctctgtttggcagggagcctgcctccccctctctctctgcctgcttgtgatctctctctctgtcaaataaataaataacatcttaaaaaaaaaaaaaagaaagaaaagacaatc
This Neovison vison isolate M4711 chromosome 2, ASM_NN_V1, whole genome shotgun sequence DNA region includes the following protein-coding sequences:
- the DIPK1A gene encoding divergent protein kinase domain 1A isoform X2; this translates as MKYLFFSWLAVFVGSWIIYVQYSTYTELCRGKDCKKIICDKYKTGVIDGPACNSLCVTETLYFGKCLSTKPNNQMYLGIWGNLPGVVKCQMEQALHLDFGTELEPRKEIVLFDKPTRGTTVQKFKEMVYSLFKAKLGDQGNLSELVNLILTVADGDKDGQVSLGEAKSAWALLQLNEFLLMVILQDKEHTPKLMGFCGDLYVMESVEYTSLYGISLPWVIELFIPSGFRRSMDQLFTPSWPRKAKIAIGLLEFVEDVFHGPYGNFLMCDISAKNLGYNDKYDLKMVDMRKIVPETNLKEIIKDRHCESDLDCVYGTDCRTSCDQSTMKCTSEVIQPNLAKACQLLKDYLLRGAPSEIREELEKQLYSCIALKVTANQMEMEHSLILNNLKTLLWKKISYTNDS